A region of Bradyrhizobium sp. SZCCHNS1050 DNA encodes the following proteins:
- a CDS encoding microcin C ABC transporter permease YejB has protein sequence MAAYIARRILLMLPTLLGILFISFVVVQFAPGGPVERVIAQLTGADTGGTSRISGGSGSDFGARPPGQVGSGSELNSKYRGAQGLDPAFIKQLEKQFGFDKPAPERFALMVWNFARFDFGKSYFRDTSVLQLIKEKLPVSMSLGIWMTLLTYLISIPLGIRKAVQDGSRFDVWTSAVIIVGYAIPGFLFAILLIILLAGGSFLNIFPLRGLTSDGWSDFPWYWKIIDYFWHLTLPLVSMALGAFATMTLLTKNSFLDEIRKQYVMTARAKGCSENQVLYGHVFRNAMLIVIAGFPGTFIHAFFSGSLLIETIFSLDGLGLLSFESILNRDYPVVFGNLFIFSLLGLAINLVSDLTYMWIDPRIDFEAREV, from the coding sequence ATGGCTGCCTATATTGCCCGTCGCATCTTGCTGATGCTCCCGACCCTGCTCGGGATCCTCTTCATCTCCTTCGTCGTGGTGCAGTTCGCGCCGGGCGGTCCGGTGGAGCGCGTCATCGCGCAATTGACCGGCGCCGACACCGGCGGGACCTCGCGGATTTCAGGCGGCAGCGGTTCGGATTTCGGCGCGCGGCCGCCGGGACAGGTGGGATCCGGCAGCGAGCTGAACTCGAAATACCGCGGCGCGCAGGGGCTCGATCCCGCCTTCATCAAGCAGCTCGAAAAGCAGTTCGGCTTCGACAAGCCGGCGCCGGAGCGGTTCGCGCTGATGGTCTGGAACTTCGCGCGCTTCGATTTCGGCAAGAGCTATTTCCGCGACACGTCAGTGCTGCAGCTCATCAAGGAGAAGCTGCCGGTGTCAATGTCGCTCGGCATCTGGATGACCTTGCTGACCTATTTGATCTCGATTCCGCTGGGGATCCGCAAGGCGGTGCAGGATGGCTCGCGCTTCGACGTCTGGACCTCGGCCGTGATCATCGTCGGCTACGCCATTCCGGGCTTCCTGTTCGCGATCCTGCTGATCATCCTGCTCGCTGGCGGCTCGTTCCTCAACATCTTCCCGCTGCGCGGGCTGACCTCGGATGGCTGGTCGGACTTCCCGTGGTACTGGAAGATCATCGACTATTTCTGGCATCTCACTTTGCCGCTGGTGTCGATGGCGCTCGGCGCCTTCGCGACCATGACCTTGCTGACCAAGAACTCGTTTCTCGACGAGATCCGCAAGCAATATGTCATGACTGCGCGCGCCAAGGGCTGCAGCGAGAACCAGGTGCTGTACGGCCACGTCTTCCGTAACGCCATGCTGATCGTGATCGCCGGCTTTCCGGGCACCTTCATCCACGCGTTCTTTTCCGGCTCGCTGCTGATCGAGACCATCTTCTCGCTGGATGGGCTCGGCCTGCTCTCGTTCGAGAGCATTCTGAATCGTGATTATCCCGTTGTGTTCGGCAATCTCTTCATCTTTTCGCTGCTCGGCCTCGCCATCAACCTGGTCTCGGATCTGACCTACATGTGGATCGATCCGCGGATCGACTTCGAGGCGCGGGAGGTCTGA
- a CDS encoding extracellular solute-binding protein — MSRLPHLSRRGVLGLGFGALSYPLLTPAVAAEFGPESHGTSAFGDLKYPADFHHFDYVNIDAPKGGMFSLIPSVRAYNQSYQTFNSFNAYVLKGEGAQGMDMTFATLMVRASDEPDAVYGLVAKSVAVSADKLAYRFTLRPEARFHDGSRITAQDVAFSLNTLKEKGHPLIVVQLRDFVKAEAIDDATVVVSFVEKRARDVPLYVVTLPIFSKAWYANRAFDEGPLDVPLGSGPYKVGKYEINRYVEFERVKDWWAADLPVSRGMYNFDIVRYEFYRDRDVAFEGFTAKSYLFREEFTARIWATRYDFPAIKDGRVKRELLPDETPSGGQGWFINTRRDKFKDPRVRQALTYAFDFEWTNKTIMYGAYARTVSPFQNSDMVAVGPPSPEELKLLEPFRGQVPDDVFGEPFVPPVSDGSGQDRALLRKATQLLQQAGLPVKDGKRLLPSGEVFAIEFLIDEVSFKPHHGTLIKNLQTLGIDADLRIVDAVQYRARVEDFDFDIAIQRMSMSPTPGDGLRAYFTSDTAKTKGSYNLAGISNPAIDALVANAIAAETRSELTLACRALDRVFRAGHYWIPQWYRQTHPIAYWDQFDHPPKPPKYASGVGAPDIWWYDAAKAAKLEQAK; from the coding sequence TTGAGCCGGCTCCCGCATCTGTCGCGCCGCGGCGTGCTCGGGCTTGGGTTCGGCGCGCTCAGCTATCCGCTGCTGACGCCGGCCGTGGCCGCGGAGTTCGGCCCCGAGTCGCACGGCACGTCGGCCTTCGGCGACCTGAAATATCCAGCCGACTTCCATCATTTCGATTACGTCAATATCGACGCTCCGAAGGGCGGGATGTTCTCGCTGATCCCCTCGGTGCGCGCCTATAACCAGTCCTATCAGACCTTCAACTCGTTCAATGCCTACGTCCTGAAAGGTGAGGGCGCGCAGGGCATGGACATGACGTTCGCGACCCTGATGGTGCGCGCGAGCGACGAGCCGGACGCGGTGTACGGGCTCGTCGCGAAATCCGTGGCGGTCTCCGCGGACAAGCTGGCCTACCGCTTCACCTTGCGGCCCGAGGCGCGCTTCCATGACGGCAGCAGGATCACCGCGCAAGACGTCGCCTTCTCGCTGAACACGCTGAAGGAGAAGGGCCATCCACTGATCGTTGTTCAGCTGCGCGACTTCGTGAAGGCCGAGGCGATCGACGATGCGACCGTCGTGGTGAGCTTCGTCGAGAAGCGCGCGCGCGACGTGCCGCTCTATGTCGTGACCCTGCCGATCTTCTCCAAGGCCTGGTACGCCAACCGCGCGTTCGACGAGGGTCCGCTCGACGTGCCGCTCGGCTCGGGGCCGTACAAGGTCGGCAAATACGAGATCAACCGCTACGTCGAGTTCGAGCGTGTCAAGGACTGGTGGGCGGCCGATCTGCCGGTCAGCCGCGGCATGTATAATTTCGACATCGTGCGCTACGAGTTCTATCGTGACCGCGACGTCGCCTTCGAGGGCTTCACGGCCAAGAGCTATCTGTTCCGCGAGGAGTTCACCGCGCGCATCTGGGCCACGCGCTACGACTTCCCGGCGATCAAGGACGGCCGCGTCAAGCGCGAGCTCTTGCCGGACGAGACGCCGTCCGGCGGGCAGGGCTGGTTCATCAACACCCGCCGCGACAAGTTCAAGGATCCCCGCGTCCGCCAGGCGTTGACCTACGCGTTCGACTTCGAGTGGACCAACAAGACCATCATGTACGGCGCCTATGCGCGCACGGTGTCGCCGTTCCAGAACTCGGACATGGTCGCGGTCGGGCCGCCCTCGCCCGAGGAGCTGAAGCTGCTCGAGCCGTTCCGCGGCCAGGTGCCCGACGATGTGTTCGGCGAGCCGTTCGTGCCGCCGGTCTCGGACGGCTCCGGCCAGGATCGCGCGCTGCTGCGCAAGGCGACGCAACTGCTGCAGCAGGCCGGCCTGCCGGTCAAGGACGGCAAGCGGCTGCTGCCGTCCGGCGAGGTGTTCGCGATCGAGTTCCTGATCGACGAGGTCTCGTTCAAGCCGCACCACGGCACGCTGATCAAGAACCTGCAGACGCTCGGCATCGACGCCGATCTGCGGATCGTCGACGCCGTGCAATATCGCGCGCGGGTCGAGGACTTCGACTTCGACATCGCCATTCAGCGGATGTCGATGTCGCCGACCCCCGGCGACGGCCTCCGGGCTTACTTCACCTCGGACACGGCCAAAACCAAGGGCTCCTACAATCTCGCAGGGATCAGCAATCCCGCGATCGACGCGCTGGTCGCCAACGCGATCGCCGCGGAGACGCGCAGCGAGCTGACCTTGGCCTGCCGGGCGCTCGACCGCGTGTTCCGCGCCGGCCACTACTGGATACCGCAATGGTATCGCCAGACCCACCCGATTGCCTATTGGGATCAGTTCGACCATCCGCCGAAGCCGCCGAAATACGCCTCGGGCGTCGGCGCTCCCGACATCTGGTGGTACGATGCCGCCAAGGCCGCAAAGTTGGAGCAGGCGAAGTAG
- a CDS encoding extracellular solute-binding protein, producing MTPALGTAASLAPLDAAQAQAGEQLVWRHGLSLFGEIKYPADFKRFDYVNPDAPKGGTARMISLGTFDNFNIVVMYVKGNIASAAGLVYETLMTRSQDEVSTEYGLLAESAAYPDDYSWVIYRLRKEARWNDGKPVTPEDVIFSLDVLKKNSPHYSSYYRHVVKAEKTGDLEVKFTFDGPGNRELPHIVGELLVLPKHWWEGTDAQGRKRDVTATTLEPPLGSSPYRIKEFVPGRSIKMERVKDYWGASLPVQIGQNNFDELQFEYFRDNIVALEAFKADQADWINENSAKQWATAYDFPAINDKRVVKDEFPISDSGRMQGFAFNLRRPQFQDARLRRAFNYAFDFEEMNKQLFYGQYKRINSYFEGTDLACSGLPQGQELQILEELRDKVPPDVFTTVYQAPVGGNPENVRANLREATRLLKDVGFEIKDRKLVDPAGKPVTVELLVQDPSSERIVLFYKPSLERLGVAVTVRQVDNVQYENRVRTFDYDMIIDVWGQSLSPGNEQRDFWGSKAADESGSKNTIGIKNPAVDALIEKIIYAKDRASLEAATHALDRVLLWNFYVVPQFTYPFARSARWDRFSHFTPFPKYARSGWPNLWWYDADKAAKVKRS from the coding sequence ATGACCCCGGCGCTCGGCACCGCCGCCAGCCTTGCCCCGCTCGACGCCGCGCAGGCGCAGGCCGGTGAGCAACTGGTCTGGCGCCACGGCCTGTCGCTGTTCGGCGAGATCAAGTACCCGGCGGACTTCAAGCGCTTCGACTACGTCAATCCCGACGCGCCCAAGGGCGGCACAGCGCGGATGATCTCGCTCGGCACCTTCGACAATTTCAACATCGTCGTGATGTATGTGAAGGGCAACATCGCGTCCGCGGCGGGGCTGGTCTACGAGACCCTGATGACGCGCTCGCAGGACGAGGTGTCGACCGAATACGGCCTCCTCGCCGAATCGGCGGCCTATCCGGACGACTACTCCTGGGTCATCTACCGGCTGCGCAAGGAAGCGCGCTGGAACGACGGCAAGCCGGTGACACCCGAGGACGTCATCTTCTCGCTGGACGTCTTGAAGAAGAACAGCCCGCACTACTCGTCCTATTATCGTCATGTCGTGAAGGCCGAGAAGACCGGCGATCTCGAGGTCAAGTTCACCTTCGACGGTCCGGGCAATCGCGAGCTGCCGCACATCGTCGGTGAGCTGCTGGTTCTGCCCAAGCACTGGTGGGAAGGCACGGACGCGCAGGGCCGCAAGCGCGACGTCACCGCGACGACCTTGGAGCCGCCGCTCGGGTCGAGCCCGTATCGCATCAAGGAGTTCGTGCCCGGCCGCTCGATCAAGATGGAGCGCGTCAAGGACTACTGGGGCGCCAGCCTGCCGGTCCAGATCGGCCAGAACAATTTCGACGAGCTGCAGTTCGAGTATTTCCGCGACAACATCGTCGCCCTCGAGGCGTTCAAGGCCGATCAGGCCGACTGGATCAACGAGAATTCCGCCAAGCAATGGGCGACGGCCTACGACTTCCCGGCCATCAACGACAAGCGTGTGGTCAAGGACGAATTCCCGATCAGCGATTCCGGCCGCATGCAGGGCTTCGCCTTCAACCTGCGGCGTCCGCAATTCCAGGACGCGCGGCTGCGGCGTGCCTTCAACTACGCCTTCGATTTCGAGGAGATGAACAAGCAGCTGTTCTACGGTCAGTACAAGCGGATCAACAGCTATTTCGAAGGCACGGATCTGGCCTGTTCCGGGCTGCCGCAGGGCCAGGAGCTGCAGATCCTCGAGGAGCTGCGCGACAAGGTGCCGCCGGACGTGTTCACCACGGTCTACCAGGCCCCGGTGGGCGGCAATCCCGAGAACGTTCGCGCCAATCTGCGCGAGGCCACCAGGCTGCTGAAGGACGTAGGCTTCGAGATCAAGGACCGCAAGCTCGTCGATCCCGCCGGCAAGCCGGTCACGGTCGAACTCTTGGTCCAGGACCCGTCCTCCGAGCGTATCGTGCTGTTCTACAAGCCGTCGCTGGAGCGCCTTGGCGTTGCTGTCACGGTACGCCAGGTCGACAACGTCCAGTATGAGAACCGGGTGCGCACCTTCGACTACGACATGATCATCGATGTCTGGGGGCAGTCGCTGTCGCCCGGCAACGAGCAGCGCGATTTCTGGGGTTCCAAGGCCGCCGACGAGTCCGGCTCGAAGAACACGATCGGCATCAAGAACCCCGCTGTCGACGCGCTGATCGAGAAGATCATCTACGCCAAGGATCGTGCCTCCCTCGAAGCGGCGACGCATGCGCTCGACCGGGTGCTGCTGTGGAATTTCTACGTCGTCCCCCAGTTCACCTACCCGTTCGCGCGCAGCGCACGCTGGGACCGCTTCAGCCATTTCACGCCGTTCCCGAAATATGCGCGGTCCGGCTGGCCGAATCTGTGGTGGTACGATGCCGACAAGGCCGCCAAGGTGAAGCGCTCTTGA
- a CDS encoding ABC transporter permease, with product MTITAPPPVETTTQAPLGEAVPPTRHRFRPSPLNQRRWQNFKANRRGYWSLWLFLFLFVVSLFAELIANDRPFLIKFDGHLYFPAFVSYPETAFGGDFETAADYRDPYLQKLIADKGGTVIWPLIRYSYATHNLDLPTPAPSPPTWMLKESQCKAVVERKGLKSCRDLEYNWLGTDDQGRDVVARLIYGFRISVLFGLSLTFFSSIIGIAAGGVQGYFGGWVDLLFQRFIEIWNAIPYLYLLLILSAVLVPGFFTLLGIMLLFSWVSLVGLVRAEFLRGRNFEYIQAARALGVSNAVIMWRHLLPNAMVATMTFLPFIVSSSVMTLTALDFLGFGLPPGSPSLGEMLSQAKANVQAPWLGLTGFFSVAIMLSLLIFIGEAVRDAFDPRKTFR from the coding sequence ATGACGATCACAGCCCCCCCTCCGGTCGAGACCACGACGCAGGCCCCGCTCGGCGAGGCCGTGCCGCCGACGCGGCATCGTTTCCGGCCGTCGCCGCTCAATCAGCGCCGCTGGCAGAACTTCAAGGCCAACCGCCGCGGCTACTGGTCGCTGTGGCTGTTCCTGTTCCTGTTCGTCGTGTCGCTGTTCGCCGAGCTGATCGCCAACGACCGGCCGTTCCTGATCAAGTTCGACGGCCACCTTTACTTCCCTGCGTTCGTCTCCTATCCGGAAACGGCATTCGGCGGCGACTTCGAGACCGCGGCCGACTACCGCGATCCCTATTTGCAGAAGCTGATCGCCGACAAGGGCGGTACGGTGATCTGGCCTTTGATCCGCTATTCCTACGCCACGCATAATCTCGACCTGCCGACGCCCGCGCCGTCGCCGCCGACCTGGATGCTGAAGGAATCGCAGTGCAAGGCGGTGGTCGAGAGAAAGGGGCTGAAGAGCTGCCGGGATCTCGAATACAACTGGCTCGGCACCGATGATCAGGGTCGCGACGTCGTCGCGCGGCTGATCTACGGTTTCCGCATCTCCGTCCTGTTCGGCCTGTCCCTGACGTTCTTCTCCTCGATCATCGGCATCGCCGCCGGCGGCGTGCAGGGCTATTTCGGCGGCTGGGTCGATCTCCTGTTCCAGCGCTTCATCGAGATCTGGAACGCGATTCCCTATCTCTATCTGCTGCTGATCCTGTCGGCGGTGCTGGTGCCCGGCTTCTTCACGCTGCTCGGGATCATGCTGCTGTTCTCCTGGGTGTCGCTGGTCGGCCTGGTCCGCGCCGAATTCCTGCGCGGCCGCAATTTCGAATACATCCAGGCCGCGCGCGCGCTCGGCGTCTCCAATGCCGTCATCATGTGGCGGCATCTCCTGCCGAACGCGATGGTCGCGACCATGACCTTCCTGCCCTTCATCGTGTCGAGCTCGGTGATGACCTTGACCGCGCTCGACTTCCTCGGCTTCGGCCTGCCGCCCGGCTCGCCGTCGCTGGGCGAGATGCTGTCGCAGGCCAAAGCGAATGTGCAGGCGCCGTGGCTCGGCCTGACCGGCTTCTTCTCGGTCGCGATCATGCTGTCGCTGCTCATCTTCATCGGCGAGGCCGTGCGCGACGCGTTCGATCCGCGCAAGACGTTCAGGTGA
- a CDS encoding ABC transporter ATP-binding protein, whose amino-acid sequence MDAISQPLLSVSDLSVAFHQQGRVSTAVDHVSFDIRRGECVALVGESGSGKSVSALSVLKLLPYPVASHPSGSIRFNGRDLLPLSEGEMRGIRGSDISIIFQEPMTSLNPLHTIERQIGEILHLHRPISNGAARARVLELLTQVGIPEPETRLGSYPHQLSGGQRQRVMIAMALANEPDLLIADEPTTALDVTVQAQILALLADIRARLGMSLLFITHDLGIVRRIADRVCVMNGGKIVEQGPVEQVFTAPSHPYTKALLAAEPKPDPAPPRPDQPVVMQARDLKVWFPIKRGLFRSTVGHIKAVDGVSIAVRKGETLGVVGESGSGKTTLGLALLRLISSDGPIVFLGKEIQGLSFKDVRPFRRDMQIVFQDPFGSLSPRMSVGDIIAEGISVHQPRLSEEEREAKVIKALNEVGLDPTTRFRYPHEFSGGQRQRISVARAVVLEPSFVVLDEPTSALDMLFQAQMVALLRDLQRKLDLTYMFISHDLRVVASLASHLIVMRHGKVVEEGPAVELFKAPKTDYTRALFAAAFRNETAGNGAAAS is encoded by the coding sequence ATGGATGCGATCAGCCAGCCGCTGCTCTCGGTCAGCGATCTCTCGGTGGCCTTCCACCAGCAGGGCCGCGTGTCGACCGCCGTCGACCACGTCTCGTTCGACATCAGGCGCGGCGAGTGCGTTGCCCTCGTCGGCGAGTCCGGCTCGGGCAAATCGGTCAGCGCGCTGTCGGTGCTGAAGCTGCTGCCCTATCCGGTCGCCTCGCACCCGTCGGGTAGCATCCGCTTCAACGGCCGCGATCTGCTGCCGCTGTCGGAGGGCGAGATGCGCGGCATCCGCGGCAGCGACATCTCCATCATCTTCCAGGAGCCGATGACCTCGCTCAATCCGCTGCACACGATCGAGCGGCAGATCGGCGAGATCCTGCATCTGCATCGACCGATCTCGAACGGCGCGGCGCGGGCGCGCGTGCTCGAGCTGCTCACGCAGGTCGGCATCCCCGAGCCGGAAACGCGGCTCGGCAGCTATCCGCATCAGCTCTCCGGCGGCCAGCGCCAACGCGTGATGATCGCGATGGCGCTCGCCAACGAGCCGGATCTGCTGATCGCCGACGAGCCGACCACCGCGCTCGACGTCACCGTGCAGGCGCAGATCCTGGCGCTGCTCGCCGACATCCGCGCGCGGCTCGGCATGAGCCTGCTCTTCATCACCCACGATCTCGGCATCGTCCGGCGCATCGCCGATCGCGTCTGCGTCATGAACGGTGGCAAGATCGTCGAGCAGGGGCCGGTGGAGCAGGTGTTCACCGCGCCCTCCCATCCCTACACCAAGGCGCTGCTCGCGGCCGAGCCGAAGCCGGACCCGGCGCCGCCGCGGCCCGATCAGCCGGTCGTGATGCAGGCCAGGGACCTCAAGGTCTGGTTTCCGATCAAGCGCGGCCTGTTCCGCTCCACGGTCGGCCACATCAAGGCCGTGGACGGCGTCAGCATCGCCGTACGCAAGGGCGAGACGCTTGGTGTCGTCGGCGAGTCCGGCTCCGGCAAGACCACGTTGGGCCTGGCGCTGCTGCGGCTGATCTCCTCCGACGGCCCGATCGTGTTCCTGGGCAAGGAGATCCAGGGCCTGTCCTTCAAGGATGTCCGGCCGTTCCGCCGCGACATGCAGATCGTGTTTCAGGATCCGTTCGGCTCGCTCAGCCCGCGCATGTCGGTCGGCGACATCATCGCCGAGGGCATCAGCGTGCATCAGCCCAGGCTCAGCGAAGAGGAGCGGGAGGCCAAGGTCATCAAGGCGCTGAACGAGGTCGGGCTCGATCCGACGACGCGCTTCCGCTATCCGCACGAATTCTCCGGCGGCCAGCGCCAGCGCATCTCGGTCGCGCGCGCCGTCGTGCTCGAGCCGAGCTTCGTCGTGCTGGACGAGCCGACCTCGGCGCTCGACATGCTGTTTCAGGCGCAAATGGTCGCACTGCTGCGCGACCTGCAGCGCAAGCTCGATCTCACCTACATGTTCATCTCGCATGATCTGCGCGTGGTCGCCTCACTCGCCAGCCACCTGATCGTGATGCGCCACGGCAAGGTGGTGGAGGAGGGGCCGGCGGTGGAGCTGTTCAAGGCGCCGAAGACCGACTACACTCGCGCGCTGTTTGCGGCGGCGTTCCGGAACGAGACGGCGGGGAACGGCGCGGCGGCTTCGTAG
- a CDS encoding DsbA family protein, which yields MTNLIRSVATAAAVFTLSLLCVQPGRAESSRSDIEAIVKDYIATHPEEIEQVVKDYLAKHPEAVQQAISDLIKKRQAAMPAAAPGSDKTALVKQNAPALFASAHQVTLGNPLGDVTLVEFFDYSCGYCKRALGEILELLKSDPKLKIVLKEFPILGPGSLEAARVAVAVRMQDPTGAKYLDFHQRLLQSSGPADKARALAIAQTIGLDVAQLEKDMDSLEVRQSLDESGNLAQKLGLNGTPSYVIGGNVIVGAVGLATLKARIQQARQ from the coding sequence ATGACCAATTTGATCCGTAGCGTTGCCACGGCGGCTGCCGTCTTCACGCTGTCTTTGCTTTGCGTGCAGCCCGGCCGAGCGGAGAGTTCGCGCAGCGACATCGAGGCGATCGTCAAGGACTACATAGCGACCCATCCCGAAGAAATCGAGCAGGTCGTGAAGGACTACCTCGCCAAGCACCCCGAAGCCGTGCAACAGGCCATCTCCGACCTGATCAAGAAGCGGCAAGCCGCGATGCCGGCGGCAGCGCCCGGCTCCGACAAGACCGCACTGGTCAAGCAAAATGCGCCGGCCTTGTTCGCGTCCGCGCACCAGGTCACGCTCGGCAACCCGCTGGGTGATGTCACCCTGGTCGAGTTCTTCGATTACAGCTGCGGCTACTGCAAGCGCGCGCTCGGCGAGATACTCGAATTGTTGAAGAGCGACCCCAAGCTCAAGATCGTGCTCAAGGAATTTCCGATCCTCGGCCCCGGCTCGCTGGAGGCGGCGCGCGTCGCGGTAGCGGTACGCATGCAAGACCCGACGGGCGCGAAATACCTCGACTTTCATCAGCGGCTGCTCCAAAGCAGCGGACCCGCCGACAAGGCGCGCGCGTTGGCCATCGCGCAGACGATCGGTCTCGACGTTGCTCAGCTTGAAAAGGACATGGACAGCCTGGAGGTGCGCCAAAGCCTCGATGAGAGCGGCAATCTTGCGCAGAAATTGGGATTGAACGGGACGCCGAGCTATGTCATCGGCGGCAATGTCATCGTCGGCGCGGTCGGACTTGCCACGCTGAAGGCCAGAATTCAGCAGGCTCGCCAGTAG